AATCTGGTCGCAAATTGCGGGACTGGCACCCCCGGAACCTGCCCCTCTGATCCCGTGAATGGGTACTTCCCTTCCAGTGTGCGTTTTGGCAACGGAGAGGGCTTTTCCACGGAGAATCCTGGTTTTAACCTTCCGGGTGGCGGCCTCACTGATTGGCGCCAGGGAGCCTATATCTCGGATAACTGGAAGATCAGTCCCAGCTTCACGCTTACAGGCGGTCTTCGCTGGAGTGTGGATACCGGCCGGGCCAACCAGGACCTGGCGACCCCTCTGTGCTCGGATGTCGCTCCTGGGCTGTTGTCACCGTGCTCCGGAAACGCCCCTCTGTTCGATCAGTTTCAGCCTGGGCTTGGTAAGAAGGTTCACCAGCCGGATGCAAACTTCGGTCCTCAGCTTGGATTCACTTTCAGCCCTGGCGACCACAAGACAGTGCTTCGTGCAGCATTCGGCATCTTCTACGAAAGTGACGTCTTCAACAATACTCTCAACTCCCGTGGCCCACTTCTCCAAAAGGGTCTCTTCAACGATGCAAACCACACGATCTGCGGCGGGACCAACTCGCTGACGCTTCCGGATGGAAGCGTGGTTACGAGCGATGGCGGCGTTTCCATCGCCACTCTTTGCACAGAACCAATCAGTCAAGCAGGTCAGCACTTCCTCAATCTTTCGAATCTCTTCCAGAAGGTGACCGCATCTGTAGGGCCTGCCAACAATGGTCAATTTGTCGGAAATACACTGACGGCTACTGCCATCTATGGGGCGCCTTACCGTACGCCGTACTCCGAACAGTGGAACGGCGGTATTCAGCGGGAGCTCTTCAAGGGCGGCATCCTCTCAGTCGATTACATTCATAACTCAACCCTTAAGATCGTTCAACAGGTTGATGTGAATCATGTCGGGGCTGCTCGCTATCTCAATCCCGCCGCAGCCCGACACGCCATAGCAGCGACCACCAACGGCTTCGGATGCGCTGGCGGATCCACAAGCGCGGCAATCACATGCTCCATCGGAGCGGGAGCTTCGATCCTGGACTTCGCGGGGAACGGTGTCGATTCGGGGAGAACCTTTAACAACACCAACCCGGCATCCTACAACGGACTCACCCCCGATACCGGGGCGGCGTTTCCCGGTGCCAATCCTTTGCTGGGAGAGGGGCTTTTTCTGCTACCCGTCGGGCGATCTGGCTATGATGCGCTGCAGGTGGTCTTCCGTGAGCAGAAGGCCCATCCGGCTCCTGGCATTATGTCCTCTAATCTGCAGATCTCCTACTCACTTTCCCGCATCGTCTCGACAGCAAACCCTGCCATCAACAACGGCAACACAGGTGTGGGGGACCAGTTCTTTGCTTCGCCGTCGTATGACTGGGACAATCCTACGCAATATATAGGCCGGAATGGATTGGATCACACGCACGCGATCTCGTTTGGCGGTTCGGCAACACTGAAGTATGGACCACAGGTCGGCATCATCGGTCACTTTTACTCCGCGGCGGCCACCGATCTGAATCTTGATAATGGCGGAACCGGCGGCGGTCCAACGGCTGGTATCTTCCAGTCCGACGTAACTGGTGACGGCACGATCGGTGATCTTGTACCCGGAACGAATCCCGGATACTTCATGCACCAGTACAAGGGCACGAACCTCAATAATTTGATTAGCCAATACAACGCGACGCAGGCCGGTCAGTTGACACCAGCTGGACAGGCTCTCGTTGCAGCCGGGCTATTTAGTCAGCAGCAGTTGGTTGCTCTCCAAGCGACACAGCAGCCTATCGTCCCAGTGCCGGAGGCTCATGGGCCCGAGAACGCGTCCTACCGTGCCCTCGATGTTAACTTCTCCTATCCGATTCGTCTCACTCGCATACGGGAGGGTCTGTCCCTGGTGCCCGGCATCGCGTTCTACAACGTCGCTAACTTCTCGAACTTCAAAGACTATCAAAACGGCACTTTGGCAAATACCACCACTGGCAATTCGAGCGGCCTGCTAAATGGGCCTAATAGTTTTAGTGATCATGATCAAAATCGCGTCCAGCGTGGTTCAGGCACATCAGACATCGGTGGGCCTCGGAGCACGGAGTTCCAGTTGCGATTGAACTTCTAGCGTTTGCGGCTGGATGCAGATCGAGGAGCGCTTATGGAACGATGACGTCGAAGGCTCCGGTCTCGATGGTCGCGCCGTGCTTCATCTGGATGAAGATTCGATAGCGGCCAAGGGAGGGAAACCCATACGGGAACACGACGATGTTGGAGAGCGGCTCGTTGTGCGTACTCATGTCCGTACTCATGTCCATACTCATATCTCCGTGGCCGCTTGCGTCCCTACCGTTCGCGAGCATGAGCGCAGCCATCGCAGCGGACCCTTCAGGATGAGTGTGAGCAAAGACGGTGCCGTCCGTCTTAACAAATGCCGCGTGACCTGCCATGCCCATGTAAGGCTGGACATCCGGAGCGGGTCTACCATTCGCGTCCAGCAGATGGAATCGAAAAGCATATGCAGTGCTCGCGCTGATGGTTGAGGGGCAATCCCACACCATCACGTATCCATCGGGTAGTTTGTATGAGTTGCCAAGCTCGCCGCGGCTCAGAGGCGTAGGAGAGCCATTCGCATCATCGGGACCAAGTGGCCCGCCTGGCATATTCAGAGGAACGGTGATGGCAGAGACTAACGTTTCAGGGAAGCCATTAGCGTGGACGATGTCGCCATAGAGCTTGTAATCTCCAGCTGGCATTGAGGGCAATGCAATACGGAAGTCTCCTGGTGCTGTTAGTTCGGGATGCAAGTGGAAGACTTCATCCATCTCAGGCTCACGGATGGCATAGAGATGCATCAAGTGGCCGTGATCGAGGAGAAGATCCCTATTGGAGCGCGAGCTTCGCTCTTTGCCGCCCTCGTCGGCGACTACCTTGAGATTGAGCAGATTGCCAGAAAGCGTTGTCTCGACTGACATGGGGTGATAGACATTCAAGGAATAGGTTGCGGCCTCGACGTTCCACCAGATCGCGCCGCCCCAAATCAGAAGAGCCATGAATGCGAGACTGCCGACAGTAGCCAGAATGGCTTTTCGTCTTCGACTAGGCGATGGAGATGCGCCGGGCTCAAGTCGCGCATCACGGACGGCCGCAGCAACGATACCCGCCATGCTGACAACTAGAAAGAGGCCAAGGATTCCTAGTGTGAGACCAAGGCCGTGCTGCATCTTCAAAGTCGAGATGGCGACAGCTGGCACGGGAACCGACGTGATCTGATCTCCGGCATCTCCTGCAATCTCGAAGCGAACCTGCCAGGAACCGGAGGCCATCATCCAGATGCTGCCAGTGAAGAACGCGGGATCAGCAGTAGAGCTCGTCATCGGGTCTGATGTTGGAGGATGCTTCGATGCCTCGCCGGTGATGGGAAGCGGCGTGATGTGAATGTTTCTGACGGTGGCGCCGCTGGAACGTACTTCGACCGAGGCCACGCCGGGTATCACAGTCGGCATACGAATCGTGACGAAGAGCTTGTAAGGGCCGGCGTTGATCTGCTCAAAGACGTCCTTACTGCCGACGTGGGCGTGGGCTAAATGAGGAGCGGCAAAGAGACAAAGTATCGAGAGCAGGAGAAGGCGAACCGGGCTGGACAAAGGGCTCACCTTTGCACGCTCCGCATCCAGCGACCGAAGCTCAGTCCGATCCAGGTTCCGATGGAACCGTAGACAGCAGCGCGCAGCAGACCGCCAAATAGGACGGTGCCATGGTCAGGCTCGAAGAAGATGCGCATGCGGTCGACGCCATTGGGACGGGAGTTGTAGTCGAAGTAGCCGGTGCCGAATAACCGGTTTTCCGATGCTTTGGATAGCAGGAAGTTTGCGAACGGCCATTCAACAACCATGAGGACCGCGATGAATAAGAAGCCGGAGACCAGAGCGACCATCCAGGGCTTCCATTCGCGGGTGCGTTGCCAGAGGAGATCAAGTGCGAGTGCAGGAACAACGATCAGGATAGGGAACTTCGCAGGAACCATGTGCGTGACTGGATAGAAAACAGGTCCGAGCTTCGGTTGCGCCGGGAAGAGAGGCAAGATGAGAATCTCACAGATAGCGACGATCATGTACACAGCGGCGGTTGAGGTCGCGGCCCATTTGTACCGCGACGCCTGCGAGAGCATTGCGAAGATAACTGGGAGAGCGATTCCCATCGCGACGTAAGGACTTACCGAGTGAAGCTTCACGTCCCAGGTGTATTCCATCAGGAAAAACATCTGGCCGCCTATGAATAGTCCGCCGACATACAGAAAGAGACGCTGGAGAGTTTTGAAGGTGCGCTCGCTCGATTCTTCAGCGGAGGCTCGATTCATTGCGGCGAGAATCAGAAAAAGTATGCCGATTGCGACGCAACGAATGCCGAGAATCAGCAGCGTGTGGGGTGGGCTGACGATTTTGACATCAAGGCCGTACGCGGCGTGCCACCAGTTGTCGAACGGGGCCGAAGTGATCATCGCGATACCACCCCAGGCGGCGATGAAGGCGCCAAGAGGGGCGCGAAAGCCGAGAACATTCACTGAGGCTGCGCTCCCTCGTGAAGAGCGCCCGAACGTATTGACCAACATGAGATAGCCGCAAATGATCGCGGCCAGAACTCCGCAGGCGTAGATAGCCATGTGTGCTGGAGTCCAGAAGCTGTCCCGGCCGATGGAGCGATGCCAGGAGACGTCCCACGCTCCGCCGATCGAGGAGGAGGTGACGGCAAGCGCGCCGCACCAGATATACCAGGGAACGCTCGCGGCCTTCGCACTATCAGCGTACGGAATTGGGAAGGTAGAGGAAGCCATGAAACCTCACTGTCGAAGCTGCGATGGCCCTATCTTATATGTTGCCGAGCTTCAAGTTATCTCACTTTCGCAACCGGAGGCTGGCCTACTCCTTTCTGAGAATGAGGGCATCGATGCGTGAACTACTTTTTTGTTTCGCGAAGAGCGCGGGAGACAATTTTTTCCTTACTGCTTGGCGCGGGGATCCGAGATGCCGGAGTGTTCCGTTTCGTCCTCTTCCGTGGATCGCGTTAGCCACGGCATGAAGGGCTTCGTTGGAAAATTCGAGATCGTCGACGACGCGGGCGATGACGACAGCGCCGACGAGACTGGCGTAAAGTGCGATGGCGCGTTCGCGACGAAGACTTGCAGATCTGCCCTGAACGATTTCGGAGAGGTAGTTGATGAAAGGCTTCAGTTCTTCGGTCACGGCGTGTCGCGCGACCGAACCTTGACGTGCAATCTCGGAGCCGAGGGCGGCTAT
The nucleotide sequence above comes from Tunturibacter empetritectus. Encoded proteins:
- a CDS encoding TonB-dependent receptor, with protein sequence MKTLCGLLVLFFATAVMGAGQAISVNGGSIQGTITDSTGAIVPDATIFILSNDTNSSKTLKSDSSGFYSLGPLTPGPYTVTVSAAGFEKLTVKTVVRTGTATNGNFKLAIGSSTETVEVNAGALQINTDQAGVSDVITKDQIDSLPVNGRNFLDLAQIEPGVILQSGESFDPTKAGYSAISTSGVSGRTTRILLDGQDITDENVGTTIFNVSQGAIGDFQLNRSTQDVSGDVTSTGQVLVSTNSGTNSIHGQAFYNFQDHRALFANTAGGIDTPFQRNQYGGSVGGPIIKNKLFFFGNAERIKQESPVSITMAPIFLAIQQAHPTIPSPYRETYSTVRLDYNGPLSVHYFVRANYDVNKSSSNFGAGYEIYNNRDNTPGLAGGADFTTGHFTHSFRGSYEKFHNLLVDGTAGNTSVYNGFQGANGQNLNFRLASLGLYSGPNVDAPQNTYQSDKQIRYDGSWTRGSHLIRYGYSLNRILGGGFASFFQDSPRVSLLAGNLVANCGTGTPGTCPSDPVNGYFPSSVRFGNGEGFSTENPGFNLPGGGLTDWRQGAYISDNWKISPSFTLTGGLRWSVDTGRANQDLATPLCSDVAPGLLSPCSGNAPLFDQFQPGLGKKVHQPDANFGPQLGFTFSPGDHKTVLRAAFGIFYESDVFNNTLNSRGPLLQKGLFNDANHTICGGTNSLTLPDGSVVTSDGGVSIATLCTEPISQAGQHFLNLSNLFQKVTASVGPANNGQFVGNTLTATAIYGAPYRTPYSEQWNGGIQRELFKGGILSVDYIHNSTLKIVQQVDVNHVGAARYLNPAAARHAIAATTNGFGCAGGSTSAAITCSIGAGASILDFAGNGVDSGRTFNNTNPASYNGLTPDTGAAFPGANPLLGEGLFLLPVGRSGYDALQVVFREQKAHPAPGIMSSNLQISYSLSRIVSTANPAINNGNTGVGDQFFASPSYDWDNPTQYIGRNGLDHTHAISFGGSATLKYGPQVGIIGHFYSAAATDLNLDNGGTGGGPTAGIFQSDVTGDGTIGDLVPGTNPGYFMHQYKGTNLNNLISQYNATQAGQLTPAGQALVAAGLFSQQQLVALQATQQPIVPVPEAHGPENASYRALDVNFSYPIRLTRIREGLSLVPGIAFYNVANFSNFKDYQNGTLANTTTGNSSGLLNGPNSFSDHDQNRVQRGSGTSDIGGPRSTEFQLRLNF